In one window of Agromyces badenianii DNA:
- a CDS encoding histidine phosphatase family protein — translation MPAEQIHLVRHGEVFNPQGVLYGRLPGYGLSDLGRRMAQAAADDLVARDRHVSALISSPLQRTQQSAEPIAAAFDLEPVLDERVIEPENRFEGRRMRGPDGALRDIRSWPLLVNPWEPSWGEPFRSIADRMLAAIGDAWQQTDVGDVVIVSHQLPIWMVHRRLARLSLSHDPRRRRCGLSSITTLERRGDRFVEVGYVDPAAGLAAEATDVGAV, via the coding sequence GTGCCCGCCGAGCAGATCCATCTCGTGCGCCATGGCGAGGTGTTCAACCCCCAGGGCGTGCTCTACGGGCGACTCCCCGGCTACGGGCTCTCCGATCTCGGTCGTCGCATGGCGCAGGCCGCCGCAGACGACCTCGTCGCGCGCGACCGCCACGTGAGCGCGCTCATCTCCTCCCCGCTGCAGCGCACGCAGCAGTCGGCTGAGCCGATCGCCGCAGCATTCGACCTCGAACCGGTGCTCGACGAACGGGTGATCGAGCCTGAGAACCGCTTCGAGGGCAGGCGCATGCGCGGCCCCGACGGAGCGCTCCGCGACATCCGCAGCTGGCCCCTGCTCGTGAATCCGTGGGAGCCCAGCTGGGGCGAGCCGTTCCGCTCGATCGCCGACCGCATGCTCGCCGCGATCGGCGACGCCTGGCAGCAGACCGACGTCGGCGACGTCGTCATCGTCAGTCACCAGCTGCCGATCTGGATGGTGCACCGGCGGCTCGCTCGCCTGTCGCTCTCGCACGATCCCCGTCGTCGCCGCTGCGGGCTCTCGAGCATCACGACGCTCGAGCGTCGCGGCGATCGATTCGTCGAGGTCGGATACGTCGACCCCGCGGCGGGGCTCGCGGCCGAGGCCACCGATGTAGGAGCAGTGTGA
- a CDS encoding TlpA family protein disulfide reductase, with translation MTAVVVAAALLLTGCTSDPLADQFREGSGKNYIAGDGTITVYDLDGRGEPIEFSGETVEGESFDSADAAGKVQVVNFWYAGCAPCRVEAPILQEVYEAVDPDEVSFVGVNVRDQAGTAAPFEQDYGITYPSVLDVASGEAQLAFAGRVPPAAVPTTIVLDQQGKVAARVLGQLKDASILETIIDDLLAEQA, from the coding sequence ATGACCGCGGTGGTCGTGGCAGCGGCCCTGCTGTTGACGGGCTGCACGAGCGACCCGCTCGCCGATCAGTTCCGCGAGGGCAGCGGCAAGAACTACATCGCCGGCGACGGCACGATCACGGTGTACGACCTCGACGGGCGCGGCGAGCCGATCGAGTTCTCGGGCGAGACCGTCGAGGGCGAGAGCTTCGACTCGGCGGATGCCGCAGGCAAGGTGCAGGTCGTCAACTTCTGGTACGCGGGCTGTGCGCCGTGCCGGGTCGAGGCGCCGATACTGCAAGAGGTCTACGAGGCCGTCGACCCCGACGAGGTGAGCTTCGTCGGCGTGAACGTGCGCGACCAGGCCGGCACCGCTGCGCCATTCGAGCAGGACTACGGCATCACCTACCCGTCGGTGCTCGACGTCGCGAGCGGCGAGGCGCAGCTCGCGTTCGCCGGCCGAGTGCCGCCCGCCGCCGTGCCCACCACCATCGTGCTCGACCAGCAGGGCAAGGTGGCCGCACGCGTGCTCGGCCAGCTGAAAGACGCCTCGATCCTCGAGACGATCATCGACGACCTCCTCGCAGAGCAGGCGTAG
- a CDS encoding cytochrome c biogenesis CcdA family protein — translation MGAGEIVLNGQLLAAMPIAVAAGLVSFLSPCVLPLVPGYLGYLGGFTDASADAATERSNRRRLLLGVLLFITGFTVVFVTFNLVAGVAGAWLALYSDLIVRVAGVLLVIMGLVFIGQFTFLQRTIKPSWRPATGLAGAPLLGIVFGLGWTPCIGPTLAVVLALSADSASAGRGVLLGLAYCVGLGIPFLLVAAGFGWVTGSLAFLRRHIRAINIAGGALLILIGVLMVSGIWSIWMYELQAVITGFVPAI, via the coding sequence ATGGGCGCGGGCGAGATCGTGTTGAACGGGCAGTTGCTCGCGGCGATGCCCATCGCCGTCGCCGCCGGTCTCGTCTCGTTCCTCTCGCCGTGCGTGCTGCCGCTCGTGCCGGGCTACCTCGGGTACCTCGGCGGGTTCACGGACGCCTCGGCAGATGCCGCCACCGAGCGAAGCAACCGCCGCCGGCTGCTGCTCGGCGTGCTGCTCTTCATCACCGGCTTCACCGTGGTCTTCGTCACCTTCAACCTGGTCGCGGGCGTCGCCGGTGCGTGGCTCGCGCTGTACTCCGATCTCATCGTGCGCGTCGCCGGCGTGCTGCTGGTGATCATGGGGCTCGTCTTCATCGGCCAGTTCACGTTCCTGCAGCGCACGATCAAGCCGTCGTGGCGGCCCGCGACCGGGCTTGCGGGGGCGCCCCTGCTCGGCATCGTGTTCGGCCTCGGCTGGACGCCGTGCATCGGCCCGACCCTCGCGGTCGTGCTCGCGCTCAGCGCCGACTCCGCGTCGGCCGGCCGGGGTGTGCTGCTCGGCCTCGCGTACTGCGTCGGCCTCGGCATCCCGTTCCTCCTCGTCGCCGCCGGCTTCGGCTGGGTGACGGGCTCGCTCGCCTTCCTCCGCCGCCACATCCGTGCGATCAACATCGCCGGCGGCGCGCTGCTGATCCTCATCGGCGTGCTCATGGTGTCGGGAATATGGTCCATCTGGATGTACGAACTGCAGGCGGTGATCACGGGTTTTGTCCCCGCAATCTGA
- the resB gene encoding cytochrome c biogenesis protein ResB, giving the protein MSPQSDPGAPSRPADHIDSVEQDAGEASVTQPKLGFTGWVRFAWRQLTSMRTALLLLLLLAIAAVPGSLVPQRSSDPNGVTQYFSDNPTLAPILDGFQMFDVYASAWFSAIYLLLFVSLIGCIIPRTKHHFEALRARPPRTPARLSRLAGYTERELLPAGDSAGAGSSEAADAAIDAAAKQLRQSGYRVERYELRGEPSVSAERGYLRETGNLVFHTALLGVLIAVGFGGGFGFSGQRVIVEGQTFVNTLAAYDSFNPGRFFNDTRLTPYRLSLESLDAVYETRNQEAIGQPIDFTAHVTVQGQGGQPEERTVKVNEPLYTHGTDVYLLGNGYAPTITVKNADGEVVFTDSVPFLPQDANLTSIGVVKVPDGLPEQLGMVGFFYPTQSELTSGAYTSSYPDLVFPVLTLNVYEGDLGIDEGTPTSVYTLDPSTMEQLTGGKTGVDSIELMPGETAELPNGLGTVTFEDATPETGSADAEGGDYAKSVPRFASFDVHHDPTQIWVLAFAALILGGLLVSLFVPRRRMWVKAVTKPDGRVVLEYAGLARGDDPGLDDAVTAFADRHGGPAAADEGAGSSEKSST; this is encoded by the coding sequence TTGTCCCCGCAATCTGACCCGGGCGCGCCGTCGCGGCCCGCCGACCACATCGACTCGGTCGAGCAGGATGCCGGCGAGGCATCCGTCACCCAGCCGAAGCTCGGCTTCACGGGCTGGGTGCGCTTCGCCTGGCGGCAGCTCACGAGCATGCGCACCGCGCTGCTGCTGTTGCTGCTGCTCGCGATCGCCGCGGTTCCCGGTTCGCTCGTGCCGCAGCGCTCGAGCGACCCGAACGGCGTCACCCAGTACTTCAGCGACAACCCGACGCTCGCGCCGATCCTCGACGGCTTCCAGATGTTCGACGTCTACGCCTCGGCGTGGTTCTCGGCGATCTACCTGCTGCTCTTCGTCTCGCTCATCGGCTGCATCATCCCGCGCACGAAGCATCACTTCGAGGCGCTGCGGGCTCGGCCGCCGCGCACGCCGGCGCGCCTGTCGAGGCTCGCGGGATACACCGAGCGCGAGCTGCTGCCCGCGGGCGACTCGGCCGGTGCCGGCAGCAGCGAGGCCGCGGATGCCGCGATCGACGCCGCCGCGAAGCAGCTGCGCCAGTCGGGCTACCGCGTCGAGCGCTACGAACTGCGCGGCGAACCCTCGGTCTCGGCCGAGCGCGGGTATCTGCGCGAGACCGGCAACCTCGTCTTCCACACGGCACTGCTCGGCGTGCTCATCGCGGTCGGCTTCGGCGGCGGATTCGGCTTCTCGGGCCAGCGCGTGATCGTCGAGGGGCAGACCTTCGTGAACACCCTCGCCGCCTACGACTCGTTCAACCCGGGGCGCTTCTTCAACGACACCCGGCTGACGCCGTACCGGCTCTCGCTCGAGAGCCTCGACGCCGTCTACGAGACGCGCAATCAGGAGGCGATCGGCCAGCCCATCGACTTCACGGCGCACGTCACCGTGCAGGGGCAGGGCGGTCAACCCGAAGAGCGCACCGTCAAGGTCAACGAGCCGCTCTACACGCACGGCACCGACGTGTACCTGCTCGGCAACGGCTACGCGCCCACGATCACGGTGAAGAACGCCGACGGCGAGGTCGTGTTCACCGACTCGGTGCCGTTCCTGCCGCAGGACGCGAACCTCACGTCCATCGGCGTCGTGAAGGTGCCCGACGGCCTGCCCGAGCAGCTCGGCATGGTGGGCTTCTTCTATCCGACGCAGAGCGAGCTCACCTCGGGCGCGTACACCTCGAGCTACCCCGACCTGGTCTTCCCGGTGCTGACGCTGAACGTCTACGAGGGCGACCTCGGCATCGACGAGGGCACGCCGACCTCGGTGTACACGCTCGACCCGTCGACCATGGAGCAGCTGACGGGCGGCAAGACCGGCGTCGACTCCATCGAGCTGATGCCGGGCGAGACGGCCGAGCTGCCGAACGGCCTCGGCACCGTGACCTTCGAGGATGCGACCCCCGAGACCGGGAGCGCGGATGCCGAGGGCGGGGACTACGCGAAGAGCGTGCCGCGCTTCGCGAGCTTCGACGTCCACCACGATCCGACGCAGATCTGGGTGCTCGCCTTCGCCGCGCTCATCCTCGGCGGGCTCCTCGTCTCGCTGTTCGTGCCGCGACGGCGCATGTGGGTCAAGGCCGTGACGAAGCCCGACGGACGCGTCGTGCTCGAGTACGCGGGGCTCGCGCGCGGCGACGACCCGGGTCTCGACGACGCGGTGACCGCGTTCGCCGACCGGCACGGCGGCCCGGCCGCGGCCGACGAAGGCGCCGGTTCCTCCGAGAAATCTTCGACGTAA
- the ccsB gene encoding c-type cytochrome biogenesis protein CcsB, giving the protein MVVYAIAFIAFSIDLAKRSAAATAAVDASARVEANEAVAVGATGGSRTAVAAKPAASVAYGRSPALRVGVAMTVLAWLLHLTADVLRGLAAGRVPWANMYEFALTGTLIITTVFLIVLVVSKHDLRFLGTFITGLVLVLLGVAALNFYVSPVPLPPALQSVWLVIHVFVASASVGLFALGFALSVVQLMQARRESIAATAKAAKLTFLATLPDSVTLENLAYRINIIGFILWTFTLMAGSIWAEKAWGRYWGWDTKEVWTFIIWVVYAGYIHARATRGWRGSRSAWLAIIGFSTVLFNFTVVNLFFKGLHAYSGL; this is encoded by the coding sequence ATGGTCGTGTACGCCATCGCGTTCATCGCGTTCTCGATCGACCTCGCGAAGCGATCCGCCGCCGCCACCGCGGCAGTGGATGCCTCGGCTCGCGTCGAGGCGAACGAGGCCGTCGCCGTGGGTGCGACGGGAGGCTCGCGCACCGCGGTCGCGGCGAAGCCCGCGGCATCCGTCGCCTACGGTCGTTCGCCGGCGCTGCGCGTGGGCGTCGCGATGACCGTGCTCGCGTGGCTGCTGCACCTCACGGCCGACGTGCTGCGCGGCCTCGCCGCCGGGCGGGTGCCGTGGGCCAACATGTACGAGTTCGCCCTCACCGGAACCCTCATCATCACCACGGTGTTCCTCATCGTGCTCGTCGTCTCCAAGCACGACCTGCGCTTCCTCGGCACCTTCATCACGGGCCTCGTGCTCGTGCTGCTCGGCGTCGCGGCGCTGAACTTCTACGTCAGCCCGGTGCCGCTGCCGCCGGCACTGCAGTCGGTGTGGCTCGTCATCCACGTGTTCGTCGCGAGCGCGTCGGTCGGTCTGTTCGCGCTCGGCTTCGCGCTCTCGGTCGTGCAGCTCATGCAGGCCCGCCGGGAGTCGATCGCGGCGACGGCGAAGGCGGCGAAGCTCACGTTCCTCGCGACGCTTCCCGACTCGGTCACGCTCGAGAACCTCGCCTACCGCATCAACATCATCGGCTTCATCCTCTGGACGTTCACGCTCATGGCCGGTTCGATCTGGGCCGAGAAGGCCTGGGGCCGCTACTGGGGCTGGGACACCAAGGAGGTGTGGACCTTCATCATCTGGGTGGTCTACGCCGGCTACATCCATGCTCGCGCGACGCGCGGCTGGCGGGGCTCCCGCTCCGCGTGGCTCGCGATCATCGGCTTCTCGACGGTGCTGTTCAACTTCACCGTCGTGAACCTCTTCTTCAAGGGACTGCACGCCTACTCGGGTCTCTGA